Proteins encoded together in one Drosophila albomicans strain 15112-1751.03 chromosome 2R, ASM965048v2, whole genome shotgun sequence window:
- the LOC117573981 gene encoding developmentally-regulated GTP-binding protein 2: MGILEKIAEIEREIARTQKNKATEYHLGLLKAKLAKYRSQLLEPSKKGEKGEGFDVLKSGDARVALIGFPSVGKSTMLSTLTKTESEAANYEFTTLTCIPGVIEYQGANIQLLDLPGIIEGAAQGKGRGRQVIAVARTADLVLMMLDATKPNVHRELLERELESVGIRLNKRKPNIYFKQKKGGGLSFNSTCALTRCSEKMVQMILHSFKIFNAEVLFREDCTEDEFIDVVTANRVYLPCLYVYNKIDQISIEEVDRLAKQPHSIVVSCNMKLNLDYMLEALWEALQLIRVYTKKPGAPPDFDDGLILRKGVSVEHVCHAIHRTLAAQFKYALVWGTSTKYSPQRVGIAHVMADEDVIQVVKK; the protein is encoded by the exons atGGGCATTCTAGAGAAGATTGCTGAGATCGAGCGTGAAATCGCACGCACGCAAAAGAACAAAG CCACTGAATATCATTTGGGTCTGCTGAAGGCTAAATTGGCGAAATATCGCTCGCAGCTGTTGGAACCGTCAAAGAAAGGCGAAAAGGGCGAGGGCTTTGATGTGCTCAAAAGCGGAGATGCGCGAGTCGCGCTCATTGGATTCCCCAGTGTGGGCAAGTCTACAATGTTGTCCACACTAACGAAAACGGAGTCGGAAGCAG CCAACTACGAGTTCACCACGCTCACCTGCATTCCCGGTGTCATCGAGTATCAAGGAGCCAACATACAGCTGCTCGATTTGCCGGGTATCATTGAAGGTGCCGCCCAGGGCAAGGGTCGTGGTCGTCAGGTTATCGCCGTGGCACGTACTGCGGATTTGGTACTGATGATGTTGGATGCCACGAAGCCGAATGTTCATCGGGAGTTGCTCGAAAGGGAGTTGGAATCTGTGGGCATAAGGCTGAATAAACGGAAACCAAACATTTACTTCAAACAGAAAAAGGGCGGCGGCCTCAGCTTCAATTCGACCTGCGCCTTGACGCGCTGCAGCGAGAAAATGGTGCAAATGATTCTGCATTCATTTAAGATCTTCAATGCTGAGGTTTTGTTCCGTGAGGATTGCACAGAGGATGAGTTCATTGATGTAGTCACGGCCAATCGCGTCTATCTGCcttgtttgtatgtgtataaTAAGATTGATCAGATCTCCATAGAGGAGGTGGATCGGCTGGCCAAACAGCCGCACTCCATTGTCGTCAGCTGTAACATGAAGTTGAACTTGGATTACATGCTGGAGGCACTCTGGGAGGCTCTACAACTGATTCGTGTGTACACCAAGAAGCCTGGTGCACCGCCAGACTTTGATGATGGTTTAATCTTGCGGAAG GGCGTCAGCGTGGAGCATGTTTGCCATGCCATTCACAGAACTCTGGCTGCGCAATTCAAATACGCTTTGGTCTGGGGCACATCAACGAAATACTCGCCACAGCGTGTGGGTATTGCCCATGTGATGGCCGACGAGGATGTCATCCAAGTGGTCAAGAAATAA
- the LOC117573980 gene encoding nuclear pore complex protein Nup58, with amino-acid sequence MSFSFGTPTTNAAAAPATGGFSFGARPATSAPPPAFGAATATSSLAGAATAAIGGAAPNFSFNAGQVGAAPTLSFGSPAATAAAPASTGLALPAFGGTTAAAAPAFGAPAAAPAFGAAAPAFGATAAPAFGATTAAPAFGAATAAPAFGAATAAPAFGAPATSTAFGAPAAAPAFGTTAVAPAFGATTSAPAFGAPAASSAFGAPAPAFGTATATVAPSFSFSTPATSAPTTAPPAFGATAMPTLGTAAGVGAFSFNKPQATTAASLNFNTTTTTATAQPFNASLRLGGTNTLAAAPASGGIFGKPLTTGAQPAAAAPAFVGLGGIDVSATQPKLGDNKQDGIKIKETQVPDEIVKTVDALKAHIKQQKTISSDIGRTSTSKLSNVSHEITNLRWLLQNVANTVDANNRQIKQLRSETAKAIQSLEMAQRTQDTPAGLQFENSAPFQYFQCLVAKYEEDLIAFRQQIALTESHMHALANPQSVSPEDLKRGFRQINESFVSLAGRQHELHQRVEEQKEHYLNLRRYRLRDATNVFASIDNPPEPLNEPQRISSGPTPFSNISAISTLNKSYASASAATSANATASKSMDRW; translated from the exons ATGTCCTTTTCGTTTGGCACACCAACAACGAACGCCGCCGCAGCGCCCGCAACAGGCGGATTTAGTTTTGGCGCGCGACCCGCAACCAGCGCCCCGCCCCCCGCCTTTGGAGCAGCAACCGCTACATCGAGTCTAGCCGGAGCAGCTACCGCTGCCATCGGAGGAGCAGCACccaatttcagtttcaatgcGGGGCAAGTTGGTGCAGCGCCCACGCTCAGCTTTGGTtcaccagcagcaactgcagctgctccaGCATCAACTGGACTCGCGTTGCCTGCCTTTGGCGGTAccacagcagcggcagcgccCGCTTTCGGAGCACCTGCCGCGGCACCGGCGTTTGGAGCAGCAGCGCCCGCCTTTGGCGCCACAGCAGCTCCTGCTTTTggtgcaacaactgcagcgcCTGCTTTTGGTGCAGCAACTGCTGCGCCTGCTTTCggtgcagcaactgcagcgcCCGCTTTCGGTGCACCGGCCACATCAACGGCTTTCGGTGCGCCTGCAGCTGCACCCGCCTTTGGCACAACAGCTGTGGCACCTGCTTTCGGTGCAACCACATCGGCGCCCGCTTTCGGAGCTCCTGCAGCTAGCTCAGCATTTGGAGCGCCGGCTCCCGCTTTTGGCACCGCAACCGCCACCGTAGCGCCTTCATTTAGCTTCTCTACGCCGGCAACAAGTGCACCAACTACAGCACCGCCCGCCTTTGGTGCGACAGCCATGCCAACACTGGGCACTGCTGCTGGCGTCGGTGCATTCTCCTTTAACAAACCGCAAGCAACAACGGCGGCTAGCTTGAACTTCAatacaaccacaacgacagcaacagcgcagCCTTTTAATGCCAGCCTGCGTCTGGGTGGCACCAACACGCTAGCAGCAGCTCCCGCTAGCGGCGGGATCTTTGGCAAACCGCTGACAACTGGTGCTCAGCCGGCGGCAGCGGCGCCAGCATTTGTTGGTCTCGGCGGCATTGATGTGAGTGCAACGCAGCCGAAGCTGGGCGACAACAAGCAGGATGGCATCAAG ATTAAGGAAACACAAGTACCCGATGAGATTGTCAAGACAGTGGACGCACTTAAGGCGCATATCAAGCAGCAGAAAACCATTTCCTCGGACATTGGACGCACCTCGACCTCGAAGCTAAGCAACGTGAGTCACGAGATCACCAATCTGCGTTGGCTGCTGCAAAACGTGGCCAATACGGTGGATGCCAACAATCGACAGATCAAACAGCTGCGCAGCGAAACAGCCAAGGCTATTCAATCACTGGAGATGGCGCAACGCACACAGGACACTCCTGCTGGTCTGCAGTTTGAGAACAGCGCACCCTTCCAGTACTTTCAGTGCCTGGTGGCCAAGTACGAGGAGGATCTGATAGCATTCCGGCAGCAAATCGCGCTAACCGAGAGTCACATGCATGCTTTGGCAAACCCACAAAGTGTTTCACCCGAAGATCTGAAGCGCGGCTTTCGACAAATCAATGAATCATTTGTCTCACTGGCTGGGCGACAGCATGAGCTGCATCAGCGCGTAGAGGAACAGAAGGAGCACTATTTAAATCTGCGACGCTATCGACTGCGCGATGCCACCAATGTGTTTGCCAGCATCGATAATCCGCCTGAGCCGTTGAACGAACCACAGCGCATTAGTAGCGGTCCGACGCCCTTCTCCAACATCTCGGCCATTAGCACACTAAACAAAAGCTATGCATCCGCTTCAGCGGCAACGTCGGCCAATGCAACCGCCTCCAAATCGATGGATAGATGGTAA
- the LOC117574258 gene encoding uncharacterized protein LOC117574258, whose product MLAREEKYTKYLNEHGVLPRLLEILQQLVDLKPLPIDPQLEILHTIGCPLIPQSQMKALERKVSRAQEELRYLRRVLIDLGGQEYLYDSDNDEDDYVGQVGEMGAAPLYSPDPTNYEESIASNSQYTVEASINLSEGTVAEQQQSDEQPSCSQLHPNAQEL is encoded by the coding sequence atgttggcaCGTGAGGagaaatatacgaaatatctTAATGAACACGGAGTATTGCCGCGGCTATTGGAAATATTGCAGCAACTTGTTGATCTCAAACCGCTGCCCATCGATCCTCAATTGGAAATTTTGCATACCATCGGATGTCCCCTAATTCCGCAGTCCCAAATGAAAGCGCTGGAACGCAAAGTGTCACGTGCTCAAGAAGAACTGCGTTATTTGCGTCGCGTACTCATCGATTTGGGTGGTCAAGAATATCTctacgacagcgacaacgatgAAGATGATTACGTGGGACAAGTGGGCGAAATGGGAGCTGCTCCCCTTTACTCCCCAGACCCTACGAACTACGAGGAGAGCATTGCGTCCAACTCTCAGTATACGGTTGAAGCGTCTATTAATCTCAGCGAGGGAACCGtagctgagcagcagcaaagcgaTGAGCAGCCGAGCTGCAGTCAGCTGCATCCCAACGCGCAAGAGTTGTAA